In Serratia marcescens subsp. marcescens ATCC 13880, a single genomic region encodes these proteins:
- a CDS encoding carbonic anhydrase: protein MKEVIEGFLKFQREAFVERTALFQRLATRQNPRTLFISCSDSRLVPELVTQREPGDLFVIRNAGNIVPSFGPEPGGVTASVEYAVAALGVEDIVICGHSDCGAMTAIATCQCLDHLPTVAGWLRYADSAKAVNQAYPHASDEARVASMVRENVIAQLNNIKTHPSVALALDQSRLALHGWVYDIASGAIEALDGETRRFVPLATHPEVTATPAIARF, encoded by the coding sequence ATGAAAGAGGTGATTGAAGGCTTCCTAAAGTTCCAGCGCGAAGCCTTTGTTGAACGCACGGCGCTGTTTCAGCGGCTGGCGACCCGCCAAAACCCGCGCACCCTGTTTATCTCGTGTTCCGACAGCCGCCTGGTGCCGGAGCTGGTCACCCAGCGCGAGCCGGGCGATCTGTTTGTGATCCGCAACGCCGGTAACATCGTGCCTTCTTTCGGCCCCGAACCCGGCGGGGTGACCGCCTCGGTCGAGTACGCCGTCGCCGCGCTGGGCGTGGAAGATATCGTGATCTGCGGCCACTCCGACTGCGGCGCGATGACCGCCATCGCCACCTGCCAGTGCCTGGATCACCTGCCGACGGTCGCCGGCTGGCTGCGTTACGCCGATTCCGCCAAGGCGGTCAATCAGGCTTATCCGCACGCCTCCGACGAGGCGCGGGTCGCGTCGATGGTGCGCGAGAACGTCATCGCCCAGCTCAACAACATCAAAACGCACCCTTCCGTCGCCCTGGCGCTGGATCAGAGCCGCCTGGCGCTGCACGGCTGGGTCTATGACATCGCCAGCGGCGCTATCGAGGCGCTGGACGGCGAAACCCGCCGCTTCGTGCCGCTCGCTACCCATCCCGAGGTGACCGCCACCCCGGCGATCGCCCGTTTTTAA
- the cynS gene encoding cyanase — protein sequence MTHSLHNAAPREALTDTIMAAKIRHNLTFEALAEGTGLSLAFVTAALLGQHALPEPAARTVAAKLGLDEEAVLLLQTIPLRGSIPGGVPTDPTIYRFYEMLQVYGSTLKALVHEQFGDGIISAINFKLDIKKVADPDGGERAVITLDGKYLPTKPF from the coding sequence ATGACACACTCTCTGCACAACGCCGCCCCGCGCGAAGCGCTCACCGACACCATCATGGCCGCCAAGATCCGCCATAACCTGACGTTCGAAGCGCTGGCCGAGGGCACCGGCCTCAGCCTGGCGTTTGTCACCGCCGCCCTGCTGGGGCAGCACGCGCTGCCGGAACCGGCGGCGCGCACGGTGGCGGCCAAGCTGGGGCTGGACGAAGAGGCGGTGCTGCTGCTGCAAACCATCCCGCTGCGCGGCAGCATTCCCGGCGGCGTGCCGACCGATCCGACCATTTATCGCTTCTATGAAATGCTGCAGGTCTACGGCTCCACGTTGAAAGCGCTGGTGCACGAGCAGTTTGGCGACGGCATCATCAGCGCCATCAACTTCAAGCTGGATATCAAGAAGGTCGCCGATCCGGACGGCGGCGAACGCGCGGTGATCACCCTGGACGGCAAATACCTGCCGACCAA